The window tcactcaccaggactttcacctagcttcactcactaggtctttccttctgcctggcttcactcaccaggtctttcacctggcttcactcaccaggatttccttactgcctaacatcccagttaggacttcccagtcaagtatctggtcaaccttgacctacttgactctttttcatccaacctgatcagaccctgatcagaagggaattgcaccagacaatctccccaaatgcacaactgcattgtcaaacatcgaaactcaaaccaagactcaagcttggtcaaccaggtcagccttgacctgagggatattgcaccaacacggatatctattttaccgtgggcttagttagcagatatcaaagtaaccctggatagggacattggactgctgtaaagcatatattgaagtacctaagaaggactagagattatatgctagtttactaggcagataatttgcttcctgtgggttatATAGATTATgatttccaatcaaatagggataatagtaagttgaTCTCGGGGCTTTGTGTTTACTTTATGAGGTGGAGCCATaataatggaggagtgttaagcatacaTGCTTTTCCGACTtcaccatggaagctaagtatgtggtagcctctgaggcaccAAAGAATCTGTATGGTTCAGAAacttcaagatggacttagatgtgattcctggtttgcccaaaattatcacaatttattgtgataatagtagtgcagtagcaaactcgaacgaaccacaagcccataaagcaagtaaacacattgagtgcaaagTACCACCTGAAACGAGATATTATTGTTGTCACCAAAAGTACATCAGAAGATTACCtgatagatcttttcactaaggcccttccaacgagagcttttgataggcatgttgaagggatgagaatcagatgtaaggcagcatagtcttttagtataagtgggagattgttaggatgtatactaaaagtctagcttttggtataaacatttattttaaaataaaaaatcacattggtcaaatatctacatttatatgctaagtgtagttgttcaattaatttatattgtagataacatggtgtgtggtgtcacaccgaaaagatcatgttatcagttccttataaattataaatagtagctcacgattaagatgggtaggaacaaaccattgaaatagtcgtagtgtaatttgatattagtctatCTTAACTAtagaattacactagtacattctgagtgtattgagcaggaccatttgagatagtttctttttatactgactgtataaaagaacaagacctctgttattatggaagtgcgtgctcttaatcctgatataataacaagcacatatatttagtatttatttctttaatttatcaatgggtgatatttagttcgataaatcaataagcccgataagttggaaaataatattatttatagtgtgtgttgttgattatagaagaagatTGTGTCCTAGCAATcgaggttgatgatgtccctaagaggagctcataaggattgtcatgtaaaccctacaggtagacttggtccgacatgacaataaggttgagtggtactactcttggagcttgatattaattaaatgagttgtcagtaactcatttaattaatgggcattcgatatcttaaatacagggagattaacacactcatgataagaaggagcccatatagtaatatgagattggtgctgtagttcaataataattctttagtggtatgaattattattgatgaacttaagttgggtgttcggggcgaatacgggaagcttaagttcatcgggagaccaaaaccaattcctcctctcggtccctgtcgtagcctcttatttataaagtcttatatccaccaaatacccaacttcttacccatccttaggtggtcggccaagtcaagcttggagctcaagcttgggccggccaagccaatgGATGGAGCCAtgttaaggtggtcggccaagcttggagcccaagcttaggtggccggccacaataattaaaaagggattttaatttttaaaatctttccttatgtggaagccatggttttaaaagaaagtttaaaatttaaatatttccttttatagttttctacaaaagattaaaagaaagatatgatatctttccttatttgtagttgaaaggaagattttaattttggagaaaactttccttttttgtaactattcacatgttttaaaagagagattttaatttataaaagtttccttttataaccaaccatgaagaaaattaaaaagagaaatttttattttaaaaatttctagaaacaaataatgaagttttaattttatgtttaaaactttccttatttggaagaAATGTAGGGGACGGCCATAAGATGgattataaggaagttttaattaaattttccttattagttattggcaaggaaaataaggaagttttaattatgttcaaaactttccttatttgccataaccaaagattataaaagggatggaggggtgccttcatgagtgcaacccatctattattcctctcctctcttcattGGTGTGGTTggccctcttccttcttctttcttcttcttatggctGAACCTCATCTACTCTTGGAggttggaaggtggccggatcttgcttgaagaagaaggagagaaaggagactttgtttctagcatcccttggatcttggtggtggtggccgatatttacaaggagaagaaggaggcttgggtggattctcatctcggtagatcgtcgcccacacgacgtccgagataagaagaagaggaatacaacagaagatcaagaggtctataagctacaaaaggtataactagttattagttttcgcatcataactagttcatctttttatttagatcttggaattccaaacacaagaggctatcggtttttacattatcgttttgttatcatttttcgatttcatgttcgatattgtgcttctattgaggtctctatagttaaacctaatttactgtaagaagttaaatatctaatttctttgaaagactttgcctaggcagtggtggatgatcccatacccaagaaggcctagtgcctcgccacgtttgacttggaagccaatctttgaaataaatatttgataacttctataatatggatTAACTTAAGAAGAACATATCGGttaaatttggatcaataatgttaagttccgtttacgatccaagtttaacttctgaagattgaacttgaatcaataatgttaagttctgtttgcgattcaagtttaacttcagtagagcacaatggtagctaggaaagttctgtgcttgtataaaatttttatacaggggaatagAACGGTATCCAGGTATAGCAACCAACAGTCAGGCCGACTGGATATATGGtgggaagtccagctaggtcaacgggccgattaGATAGCTGGTgtaaagtctagctaggtcgacgggtcgatcggatatctggcaggaagtccagttgagCCTGCGGACCGAACAACTGACaaactggtaagtaaaggtaagtcactggaggagagtgactaagtgaggacgcgtcctgGTTAAGGGGGCAATAGGTGTCGGTCCaagttaggtccatttcggatccctaatctgagacattgactagttcctggccctacgaggatagaaactaattaatactgctcattattattgtgctaacacttgtcttacagatcattatttggtttattggactaacgttgttttgCAAGACAAAGGAACAAATTTAtcttcggatgaatagtgtccgaaggtgccttcaagcagaTGAAGGTACTtttgtactgttcatggaaggcgccttcaaaggctatggaaggcgccttctgcagGATGAAATTTGGACATCATCGCAGATTAGTGTTGGATTGTTCGGGATAAACTTTattccattggaggcgccttccaaggctatggaaggcgccctcaatgccctATATAAGGCAGTCTCAAGGAAGCTTCAAAGAATAACACGTATACGAGAATGCATCAATTTGAGGTTCCGACTGCTCTGGGCTCCCTCTACGAAGCTGATGTGCCTGACGACTACTCTGACGACTTCTGATTGCAGTCAGTAGATTGGCATCGATACACGAACAAGCTACTTCAATCCCTGAGTGTCGGTACGGTAATagttttttttgtacttaaattttaCAAACGGGAAGTTCAATCTGTTACACTTCTCTGATCTTTGTTGTACTCAATTATCTCTTTTAGAgataccggaagaggtttttagtggattacccattgataggtccgtgggacctgggtcttgaagTAGAAGTCACCGAAGACTCCTAACTAAGTAAAATCGCATGTGTTTccttgtgttattttttttttgtttttccgttgtgtatactttgatttcaaaataagaaaatgagttttcaaaaaccacatgattcccccctctcacgtgcgtctcgatccaacaaactaTTATCAACAAGCCATCCACTCGAACTAGTGCGTCATTTCCTTAGCCTTCAGATAGGATCAAGGTCAATTCCCAACAGGTGTAAAATGTCTCATTAGTGTCGACTTCCCCATGCAAAGGACCGTGTGTTATGCTAGGCCAAAATATCTTTTATAATTTACTTATTTGTATTTTATCGTGTGACCGATAATAATGAAGTATTTAGAATCAACGATATCACTATTTTACTCATATTAttgaattatttaataatttatattatattttataaagtgtaaaaattataataacataataaagatagtttaatttttttaatacgtcggtttagttttatttaaaaaaatttgttaagAAGAATAAGTATTATCATCTATGTATAAAATAAATTAGGATCGCAACTATTATAACCAACTATTTGAGTGTTACTGCAATGTTAATTGATATCATCTTTCTAACTgaattgaaaaattaatttacgTGGCAAGATTTATTTATGTTGAATATATAATTTGGATCTTCTTCTTCTGGTACACGACATAGGACGCGGTTGGCAGACGGCGGCGCGCCGCCGAAGTCGAAAGGTTGACTCCCAGCGCCGATACGTGGTATCGCACGTGGCGGTCATATTTGGCTGCTCAGCGCGTTTGACTCCTTACTTAAATTTACTATTACGCCCCTGAAAAATGCAGCTCCAATTGGGTTAATTCGGGAAAGAAGGGTTCCTACAGAAGTTTCCAGGCCACTACACGTTCTGcctaccctctccctctccctctccctctccctctccctgaGCCCCTAATTTATCTTTAGGGCCTCCTCACCCTCAACCTCCAATACTAACACATATGGTATGAAAGATATAAGGGACAGTGATAGACTTGGCTAATATGTCAGGTTTggtcttttgaaaattttttattggTTATTGAGATAAATTATGTGGTAAAAAATGAAATCACTCGCCCCCAGTGTCCTCGTCgtacccgacccaaggccatcacgagggaggtaaatcatagcatcctgagcgagcatgtggcaAGTGGGGTGAGTTACACAGGGACCGAGAATTTACGTTCCGACTACCCTGAATTTCGATCCCACGACCTCATGTGATAAGTATCCCATCACATATCAACTCGAATGACCTATGAGATCGATTATTATGATAAATTAGAAAGTACACATAATAGAGCCTATTAATTCATTCGTAGGGaatctttattaaaaaaaattattcgttAATTTATCAGACTGAAACTTAATTCTTAAGTAAAAAGATGCCCTTGCACCCGGGCCGGCCGCATATTGATGATAAAAGTCGGAGTTGTCCATGGTAGGTGCAGGTGTGTTGTCTTGTCGTCCATAATGGAGTTAGGAATAAAATAAAcgtttaaaattgttttttttataatatacGGGTTCCTCCTCTGACATCTAAGATGATTATCATTCTATAACTAAGGGGGATCAGACTCTCCCTTAATTTCCTCTGATCCATCAAGTGCAACGGAATGGAGAAGGTGGGCGATTCTCACTCGTCTTCAGATCCCGTTTCGCCAACTAGTAACGAGATGATGAAGGCTAAGTCTCCAGAAATATTGCGTTTGGAAAAGATAAAAGGCGTCATAGAAAAGCTTCAAGGTTTAGCTGATTTCTTGCTTAATTAAAATACAGTCTATATTATATTCTGTTATTAACATGCACTGCTTCGGTGACAGCCTCGGGTGAAGATATCGACGTAGAGTATCGCAATGGGACGGTGATAGTCGAAGGCCACTTTGATCTTGAGAAGTTACAAAATGAGGCCGGCGATGCGATCAATTCAATTAGATACCCTTCAAGAATACCTACGTCCGGCAGGGTACCTATGATGCCAGTTCCCGAATTTCCTCATCGTTATATTGAAATTCTCTACCGTGAAAATGAAAACCCAGAGAAAAAAtattacaaagagaaaaaagaagaatCGAAGTGCTGGTAATGGTGAagttagaaataaaataaatatttaaaattgattaaCATTAAAATTTATGTACGAAGTGACTTTCTTTTTTCAGTGTACTGTGAGCCTGAGATAGGAGATGCTGGAGGATCCGGGTTTCATGCTAGTTGCTGATGGTTGTAGTTCTGGACCactgtaaaaaaaacaaaaaacaatggAGTCCAAAAAAAGTAATCGGTATTGTGTTGCTGGTATGTTTGTGTATCAAAGTCAGCgttgcttttttttttcttatgtatTTGTATGTTTGCATGTCAAAGTCATAATTATAATAATGGTGCGAGTTCATTTGTGATTGAGATAAAAAGTAATTGTTTTCTACATTGTTTCTCTCAAATAAAAATGTTATTTTTAGTCTAATGGGCAATACTTCAATTCAAGATTGCTCTAGTACAAAAGAAAAGGATTGCTTTGTCACGTATTAGAAAGATTCTGATGTAATTAAATTGGGTTTGATGGCAAATGATGATCTAACTTAGTTTGGGTTGTAGCCGTGTCTACGTGTAAAGCTAGCTAGACCGTAGTGACTCAGTATGATGTGGTCTACATATTGGTCTTTGCATGAATCGTGTGCCAGATTAGGCTATAATAGAAAAGTATTTAGGGTTGTAAAAAAGTTAAGCTGAACTAAACTTGTAtgttgttcaaatttatttgataatataaCTGAGCAGCCAGttgttcaaatttaattttatttctttttttaaaaaaatttaaactttgattatctagatgttatcatgttttcaatttgaatttatttgatttttaagaCTTTTACATTCTGATTTTTTAAGTATAACACCCtaaatttttaagtataaaaaaatatatgagaaGTAGGAATAGAGAGTAAAAGAGTGGCGAATGGAAGGTAACAATATGATCGTCTCCTCTCAATGTAAACATATACATTTTGCTTTCTCGATATGAAACTTCTGGCTCCCTATGACCTATCTAGCAAACTAGATCAATCTGTCCCGGTTTAAATCAACCCATTTATAATGTGCATTGCAACATTTCACCaccttatatatttaaaaaaaaaaaatcagaaaaactCATAACACAATCAAAACTTAGAACAGAACTAGATCTCAAAATCAAAACCCAGAAACTATAACCTAGAAAAAAAACACATAACCCATAAAtcaaaacctaaaactaaaaccataagccaaaatcaaaatcaaaatctaaaacaAATAAACTAGACCAAATAGATAGATATACATACTAGATaagtaaaataaacaaatagacaAATCAAATCAGACAAATAGAAATATAtcactaaaaaaataattttttataacgaATTTTGTGACaaccttgtaaaaaaaaaatccgtTGCAAAATTGAGAAATGCAGATCTGCAACGAATTATTTTTCATCCCAGGGTTAGCGACTAATCCAATTTTCGTCGCATATTTTCCAACGAAAATAGATTTTGTCGCTAAAAAACGACGACGAATTTAAGAATTTGTTGCATAAATATGCAATGAATTTCTATATTCGTCGCATATTTTTGCGATGAATTTTCATATTTGTTGCAAATTATGTAAtgaattttcatatattttttttcaaaatatttatttccGAAAATCATAAATTTGCGAAAAATCAATAGATTCATCTTAAATCCACGATAAATATACAATTCGTCACAAAATCTACGACAAATATACGATTCATAGATTCTGCGATGAATATATGATTCattgtatttttttaaatgataagcTATGATAGTTTAGCAACGAAAATTTTTTGTTGCTAAATTCACCACAAAAcacaaaaaatatccaaaaataacTATTTCTACATTGTATCTTGTTAATTCAAACAATATCAAACCAGTTTAACAAATAAATCCATATACATTGTATATACACATCCTATCCAACATTTCtaacaaaataaaacatacattaaaccaaatcataattcatacatcaaaataaaatcatccatctAACATCAAATCCAAATatcaccaactgtctaacattTTGCAAATATCTAAATGCATACATCACCAAATCTCATACATCACAGAATCATAATGTTTTTTCTTAAGAAaaactttcttctccttcttctaatatatatatattttttcattttgTACCTACCTTGGTCTCACCaattttattcaaaacaaattaaCAGTATAAAACATACTGATGCGGTGATGATAAAAGACTCCACCCCATTACCACGGTGGAagtcaaaggaggtcaaagtcaaagtgaTTAATGCGTAGAAGGCATCGATCGATCGGGCGAAACATGCCTCGACCGCGGAGAGGGCTCCGACTAGTCGTCGACTTCGACACGGGGAGAATTCAAACAACTGACGCTTAAGGGAGAACAACGTGTAGAAGTcaagccgagcggctaccccgctcagccAGATAGCGAGGACTGGCATTGACAGAGTTCAACttcagccgagcggctacctcgctcggccTAATAGCAGACTCGATAGTGGCAGAGTGGAACTTCGTTCAAGCAGGCAAGGAGTATCGAGGTTCTAACCGACTAGACAGGGCACCAGAGCGGCGAATAGATGGCCGAGCTACCAACCCGCTCGGTCTGGTGGTATAGTACATTGATATCCCTCAACATCCTTATGGGAGTTGGTGCCGCTGACACTGGGCATGGGTTGCCAGAAGATCGCATAGcaaaagcttccactgtcacttcagagatatgctcagccTATTAAGGTACtttgtcagggacactttactgacaagtcttttcagggaaagctttgtgaagcgtgctcaccttgggaagcgtACACACGTGCTACCGGAGATCTATATAAAGAgtggtccaagcatcggcggaggtacgcaATACACGTGATATTCACTATTTGTGCTACAATTCTTGTTGCTCTTCTTCATTCCTCATcaccggtgattgacttgagcgtcgaagggctaaTGCTGGGGTGTTAGAGTTGTTGAGTTTTTCAGGCCGCAAAAAtcgttttttgcgttgcggaaactccgaaccccccatgccacggatccgtgcgaagaaataaaattttggaaacattcacgtacgagtttctaagcctagatctactttagatctacaagatgaagaggttacccttgatgcgaagcccttcgcgtaatcccgctcgtcctaagttcgccggatctcgaaagtatcaaagtagatacttcactatgtgtatccacacgaacggaagatggagaaacctaacaaaaggtgtgctagcaccctttgaaagattcgaccaaagaggaggagagggagagaggaagagcttgaggaagaagaagatggagttaccacacaaaatgaaactcctcacaagcactaaagtggtcggccacttttcatgaggagttatatactccatggaatttcaagagtcaaaaactcttgatctccctcatgaggtggcatacacatgtgctagccttgatgatgtgacacatcaccattagccacttaatgccaactcaccaatgaggtggcaaatggtcaagtcaaacttgacccttcatcttcctctcaagtcaagtcaaacttgaccacttctctcccttggttgatctaatctaaccattggttcaagtcaattttaatttaatgaatctctattcattgaattaaattaattaaatgagtctaagtccaaattagactcacttaacacatgaaccaaattgagttcaactcaattagcctaatttggattactcttaatccaatttggttcatcacatgaacctaatcctttaggttcatcaaatgaacataatctctttaggttcatcaaatgaacctaatctccatctaattgttctttgtgtgtgaccctatagattcttgtaacgttggcaatgctcctaaactcatttaggagtataagtaatgagcggtatctagcaacacatcattactacccaagttacaagaatgttgagatccaacatcaccttgtgactactaattgtgactcttcacaatatatgacaagtgtccttctatcatagatatctagattgatcaatatgagacatagatcgtgtcatcctctaatcaatctaaatcttgaactccaagtagactcactcgatcaaatgagctcaatatctcatattgactcacttgggcatggccatgcacttcgttgtctcactctatcaaaaatatcgatgtcactcccgtcatataggagggatagatcccatctacatcactcacatccctctgcataattcgttacatacccagtaatcgcctttatagtccacccagttacagggggcgtttgacgaagtcaaagtacgtaactccttatgtagggaaccatggtgacttaaggtccaaggactaatagtcatactaatagccacatgagaaagtatatgacactcatataacgatccatgatactttctcatggcgggtcattcagtatacattctccaatgcatatccatgtgtcaacttgatatctccatatccatgatttgtgagatcaagtcattgagttgacctacatgctagtctcgtcgcattaacattgtccctgaatgttaatactcgagtaggaatgattaagagtagtgttccctatatcatctcactatcggttcaactaaccgattgatatagataagaaccctctactcaaggacgctattatacttagttatttgacaccaatacaagtaagtataataaccaaaacaaatacctttatttatatatataaaagaatatgatacaacgagtccatacatcaatcatcaaatgattgactctagggctctaactaacaagagtgtatactaaaagtttagatttttgtataaacatttattttgaaataagaatcacattggtcaaatgtctatatttatgctaaatgtagttgtccatttaatttatattgtagataacatggtgtgaggagacacacagaagatcatgttatcagatccatataaattataaataatagcacacaactaagatggaatgagacaaatcattggagtggttgtagtgtaatttggtattagtttatcttgactataatattacactagtacactatgagtgtattgagcaggaccatttgaggtagtttcgttttatactgactacataaaagagtaaaatctctattattatggaagtgcgtactcttaatcatgatataataacaagcatgtatacttaatatttatttctttaatttatcaaaggttgtgatttaattcattaaatcaatagctccgataagttgggaaatgatattatttatatggtgtgttgttgattatagaatgaagctgtgtc is drawn from Zingiber officinale cultivar Zhangliang chromosome 1B, Zo_v1.1, whole genome shotgun sequence and contains these coding sequences:
- the LOC121982777 gene encoding uncharacterized protein LOC121982777 codes for the protein MEKVGDSHSSSDPVSPTSNEMMKAKSPEILRLEKIKGVIEKLQASGEDIDVEYRNGTVIVEGHFDLEKLQNEAGDAINSIRYPSRIPTSGRVPMMPVPEFPHRYIEILYRENENPEKKYYKEKKEESKCCVL